From the genome of Pseudomonas yamanorum, one region includes:
- a CDS encoding LysR family transcriptional regulator: protein MNTSGLNELEAVLAVARHRSFRAAATELNVSTSALSHSIAGLEARMGVRLFNRTTRSVSLSEVGAEFVETITPALLSIRTALEQAGNRSAEPSGTLRLNTSAGAAKQVMPLLLEYLRRYPRMKLDIVTEGRLVDIVAQGFDAGIRLGDTVPQDMIAVDISPVQRFAVLGSPDYFVSNPVPASPMDLKVHQCIRSRMPGGAIYHWEFERHGEALAIEVQGALTLDNPSLMLEAARAGLGLTYLTEWNAAADLAKGTLVRVLEEWTPSFDPLRLYYPGRRHVPAGLRALIGLIREKGF from the coding sequence ATGAATACATCCGGACTGAATGAACTGGAAGCCGTATTGGCAGTGGCGCGACATAGAAGTTTTCGTGCGGCGGCAACTGAATTAAATGTATCGACCTCGGCGCTGAGCCACTCTATTGCAGGGCTTGAAGCGCGGATGGGGGTGAGGCTGTTCAATCGCACAACCCGCAGTGTGTCGTTATCTGAAGTGGGTGCAGAGTTTGTCGAGACGATTACTCCGGCACTGTTGAGCATTCGCACTGCGCTGGAACAGGCGGGAAATCGCAGTGCGGAGCCGAGCGGCACCTTGCGCCTGAATACCTCAGCGGGTGCCGCAAAGCAGGTGATGCCGCTGCTGCTGGAGTATCTGCGGCGTTATCCGCGGATGAAACTGGATATCGTCACTGAAGGGCGATTGGTAGACATCGTTGCCCAGGGATTTGATGCAGGAATTCGTCTAGGTGACACCGTTCCTCAAGACATGATCGCGGTCGATATCAGCCCAGTCCAGCGTTTTGCGGTATTGGGCAGCCCGGACTATTTTGTCAGCAACCCCGTCCCCGCCAGCCCAATGGATCTGAAGGTCCATCAATGTATTCGTAGCCGAATGCCTGGCGGTGCGATCTATCACTGGGAGTTTGAGCGTCATGGCGAAGCGCTTGCTATTGAGGTACAGGGGGCTTTGACCCTGGATAATCCTAGCCTGATGCTTGAGGCTGCCAGGGCGGGGCTGGGCCTAACCTACCTTACGGAATGGAATGCCGCGGCTGATTTAGCGAAGGGGACGTTAGTGCGTGTGCTGGAGGAGTGGACGCCATCTTTTGACCCTCTGCGCCTCTATTATCCAGGAAGACGTCATGTGCCAGCGGGATTAAGGGCGCTGATCGGGTTGATCAGGGAGAAAGGATTTTAA
- a CDS encoding 2-hydroxychromene-2-carboxylate isomerase, producing MSKTVEFFFDLGSPATYLAYTQLPGLCAATGAQLIYKPMLLGGVFKATGNASPATVPAKGRYMFQDLARYAQRYNVTLKFNPHFPINTLQLMRAVTGIQMRQPERFLDFIDCLFRALWVEGRHLGDLSVVATVLAEHGFDPEEILALTNDDEVKAALKDNTEHAIQRGVFGAPSLFVGNQLFFGQDRLDFVREALS from the coding sequence ATGAGTAAAACCGTGGAGTTTTTCTTCGATCTCGGCAGCCCGGCCACCTATTTGGCCTATACCCAGCTTCCAGGCCTATGCGCGGCAACCGGCGCCCAGTTGATTTATAAGCCAATGCTACTGGGCGGCGTATTCAAAGCCACCGGCAACGCGTCGCCGGCCACCGTTCCCGCCAAGGGCCGCTACATGTTCCAGGACCTGGCGCGCTATGCCCAGCGCTACAACGTCACGCTCAAGTTCAATCCGCACTTTCCCATCAACACCTTGCAGCTGATGCGTGCGGTCACCGGCATTCAAATGCGCCAGCCCGAACGCTTTCTTGACTTCATCGACTGCCTGTTCCGCGCACTTTGGGTAGAGGGCCGTCACTTGGGAGACCTGTCCGTGGTGGCCACGGTGCTGGCCGAACACGGCTTTGATCCCGAAGAAATCCTGGCGCTAACCAATGATGACGAGGTCAAGGCTGCCCTCAAGGACAACACCGAACACGCCATCCAACGTGGCGTATTCGGTGCCCCCAGCCTGTTTGTCGGCAACCAGCTGTTCTTTGGCCAGGATCGCCTGGACTTTGTGCGTGAAGCGCTGAGCTAG
- a CDS encoding DUF547 domain-containing protein, producing MNRFLAISVLLVTSVLAGCATHSSPELRAYSAEESKELALEALSRRGLSFDEYQQKKAELTGQPQKTFGFDRQGEMNAERGMTLHGRPS from the coding sequence ATGAATCGTTTTCTCGCCATTTCCGTATTGCTCGTCACCTCAGTTCTTGCCGGTTGCGCGACACATTCGTCGCCTGAACTGCGTGCCTACTCGGCGGAAGAGAGCAAGGAGCTGGCGCTGGAAGCCCTGAGCCGTCGAGGCCTGTCGTTTGATGAATACCAACAGAAGAAAGCCGAACTGACCGGCCAGCCACAGAAAACCTTTGGTTTCGACCGTCAGGGTGAAATGAATGCCGAGCGCGGCATGACGCTCCACGGTCGCCCCAGTTGA
- the rhtA gene encoding threonine/homoserine exporter RhtA, whose translation MTTSPRSLASTLFPVGLLLIAMASIQSGASLAKSMFPIVGAQGTTTLRLIFASVIMLLLLRPWRAKLTAKSLQTVIVYGMALGGMNFLFYMSLRTVPLGIAVALEFTGPLAVAIYASRRAVDFLWIALAIIGLLLLIPMGAASNGIDLTGAAYALGAGVCWALYILFGQKAGADNGVQTAALGVMIAALFVAPIGIVHAGAALLTPSLIPIAIGVAVLSTALPYTLEMVALTRLPARTFGTLMSIEPAFGALSGLFFLQEHLSLAQWLAITCIILASVGATLTMRNESKPLVPAD comes from the coding sequence ATGACCACTTCACCCCGTAGCCTGGCTTCGACATTGTTTCCGGTCGGCCTGCTACTCATTGCCATGGCCTCCATTCAATCAGGCGCATCACTCGCCAAAAGCATGTTCCCCATTGTGGGCGCGCAAGGCACCACCACCCTTCGCCTGATTTTCGCCAGCGTGATCATGCTGCTTCTATTACGCCCATGGCGCGCCAAGCTCACAGCCAAGTCGCTACAGACCGTGATCGTTTACGGAATGGCCCTGGGCGGAATGAACTTCCTCTTCTATATGTCGCTGCGGACCGTTCCGCTAGGCATCGCAGTAGCCTTGGAATTCACCGGCCCACTGGCCGTCGCCATATATGCTTCACGGCGCGCTGTAGACTTTCTCTGGATAGCCTTGGCCATCATTGGCCTTCTGCTGCTGATCCCCATGGGAGCGGCCAGCAACGGCATCGACCTGACAGGCGCCGCTTACGCACTGGGCGCAGGTGTGTGCTGGGCACTCTATATTTTGTTCGGCCAAAAGGCCGGCGCTGACAACGGCGTACAGACCGCCGCCCTGGGTGTAATGATCGCCGCACTGTTTGTCGCGCCGATCGGAATCGTCCACGCGGGCGCGGCATTACTCACTCCCTCCCTGATCCCGATCGCCATTGGTGTCGCCGTTTTATCCACCGCCCTGCCCTACACTCTGGAGATGGTCGCCCTGACTCGCCTGCCCGCCCGCACATTCGGAACCTTGATGAGTATCGAGCCCGCATTCGGCGCCCTGTCCGGCCTGTTTTTCCTTCAAGAACACTTATCCTTGGCGCAGTGGCTGGCGATCACCTGCATTATTCTGGCCTCGGTTGGCGCAACCCTGACCATGCGTAACGAATCAAAGCCACTCGTTCCCGCAGATTGA
- the mrdA gene encoding penicillin-binding protein 2, with protein MPEPIPIKDHEKENRLVNKRLLACALLVIGITCALVGRMYFLQVVQYDYHSTISENNRVHVLPITPTRGLIYDRNGVVLADNRPSYNLTITRERTTDLKGELDAIVSLLHLPAEDRGVFDKALKQARHPFVPVTLFYELTEEQIAVLAVNEFRLPGVDVEPQFVRHYPLGAHFAHSIGYVGRINEKESKALDSVEYRGTQSIGKTGIERFYESELHGHVGYEEVETNAQGRVLRVLKHTDPIPGKNIVLSLDVKLQEAAEEALGDRRGSVVALDPATGEVLAMVSKPSFDPNLFVTGISFKEYAALHDSLDRPLFNRVLRGLYAPGSTIKPEVAIAGLDSGVVTAQTRVFDPGYYQLPDFDHKYRNWNHSGDGWVDMDAAIMRSNDTYFYDLAHKLGIDRLHDYLAEFGLGQKVSLDMFEESAGLMPSQAWKRATRRQPWFPGETVILGIGQGYMQVTPLQLAQATALIANKGVWNRPHLAKTINGVAPVDENPMPNVVLKDPRDWEQVNHGMQLVMHDPRGIARAAAAGAQYRIAGKSGTAQVVAIKQGERYNRLKTLERNRDNALFVGFAPAEHPRIVISVMIENGEAGGRVAGPVVRQIMDAWLLDQEGHLKPQYATPSKAPGDPHV; from the coding sequence ATGCCTGAACCAATACCGATCAAGGACCACGAAAAAGAAAACCGCCTGGTCAACAAGCGGCTGCTGGCCTGCGCGCTGCTGGTAATCGGCATTACCTGCGCCTTGGTAGGCCGGATGTACTTCCTGCAGGTTGTGCAGTACGACTACCACTCCACCATTTCCGAAAACAATCGCGTCCACGTCCTGCCGATCACACCGACCCGCGGCCTGATCTATGACCGCAACGGCGTAGTACTTGCCGACAACCGTCCGAGCTACAACCTGACCATCACCCGCGAGCGCACCACCGATCTCAAGGGTGAGCTGGACGCCATCGTCAGCCTCCTGCATTTGCCTGCCGAGGACCGTGGCGTATTTGATAAAGCGCTCAAGCAAGCGCGTCATCCCTTCGTCCCCGTCACGCTGTTTTATGAGCTGACCGAAGAACAGATCGCCGTGCTGGCCGTCAACGAATTCCGCCTGCCTGGCGTGGATGTCGAGCCGCAATTCGTCCGCCATTACCCGCTGGGTGCGCACTTTGCCCACTCCATTGGCTACGTAGGCCGGATCAACGAAAAAGAATCCAAGGCCCTCGATTCAGTGGAATACCGGGGCACGCAATCCATCGGTAAAACCGGGATCGAGCGCTTCTACGAGTCCGAGCTGCATGGCCACGTGGGCTATGAAGAAGTTGAAACCAACGCCCAGGGCCGCGTCCTGCGAGTGCTCAAGCACACCGACCCGATCCCCGGCAAAAACATCGTTTTGAGCCTGGACGTCAAACTCCAGGAAGCTGCCGAAGAAGCCCTCGGCGACCGTCGCGGCTCGGTGGTCGCTCTCGATCCGGCAACTGGCGAAGTCCTGGCGATGGTCAGCAAGCCGAGCTTTGACCCGAACCTGTTCGTCACCGGTATCAGCTTCAAGGAATATGCAGCGCTTCACGACTCTCTTGATCGTCCGCTGTTTAACCGCGTGCTGCGCGGGCTCTACGCGCCAGGCTCGACGATCAAGCCGGAAGTCGCCATCGCCGGCCTCGACAGCGGTGTAGTCACCGCCCAGACCCGCGTGTTCGACCCGGGTTACTACCAACTCCCGGATTTCGACCATAAATACCGCAACTGGAACCACAGCGGCGACGGCTGGGTAGACATGGACGCAGCGATCATGCGCTCCAACGACACCTACTTCTACGACCTGGCCCACAAGCTGGGCATCGACCGCCTGCACGACTACCTGGCTGAATTCGGCCTTGGCCAGAAAGTCTCCCTCGACATGTTCGAAGAGTCGGCCGGCTTGATGCCGTCCCAGGCCTGGAAGCGCGCCACCCGACGCCAACCGTGGTTCCCGGGTGAAACCGTGATCCTCGGCATCGGCCAGGGCTACATGCAGGTCACCCCGCTGCAACTGGCCCAGGCCACTGCGTTGATCGCCAACAAAGGCGTGTGGAACCGCCCGCACCTGGCCAAGACCATCAATGGCGTGGCGCCAGTGGATGAAAACCCGATGCCCAACGTTGTCCTCAAAGACCCGCGCGACTGGGAGCAGGTCAACCACGGCATGCAACTGGTCATGCACGACCCACGAGGTATCGCCCGGGCGGCTGCAGCCGGTGCGCAATACCGGATTGCCGGCAAGAGTGGTACCGCACAGGTGGTGGCGATCAAGCAGGGTGAGCGTTACAACCGTCTCAAGACCCTGGAACGCAACCGCGACAACGCCTTGTTCGTTGGCTTCGCCCCGGCGGAGCACCCGCGGATCGTGATTTCGGTGATGATTGAAAACGGCGAGGCTGGTGGCCGGGTGGCGGGCCCGGTGGTGCGTCAGATCATGGACGCCTGGTTGCTCGATCAGGAAGGCCATTTGAAGCCGCAATACGCGACGCCCAGTAAGGCGCCGGGTGATCCCCACGTCTGA
- a CDS encoding cysteine desulfurase family protein encodes MNKRPLYFDYAATTPVDERVIQVMVECLGFNANFGNPASSSHAFGQQARQTVEQARGQVAELVGAEPAQIVWTSGATESNNLAIKGVAQARGVAGGHIITSQIEHKATLDTARQLQEAGIAVTYLVPDAEGLISVEAVSEALREDTFLVSLMLVNNELGTLNDIQAIGARVREHGALFHVDAAQGAGKVAIDLAEWPVDLMSFSAHKLYGPKGIGALYVGPRAQQKVLAQIHGGGHEGGLRSGTLATHQIAGMGTAFALAAASFAEEKATIVALRERLLEQLNTIAGVRLNGSLTQRIPHTLSLTFSEGEFNSAALSAGIAFSATSACNSASNAPSHVLLALGHDARSAGRTIRLSLGRFTTEQDIDQAVQLIKAALASAPAFWAV; translated from the coding sequence ATGAATAAACGTCCGCTGTATTTCGACTACGCCGCCACCACGCCGGTGGATGAGCGGGTCATCCAGGTGATGGTCGAGTGCCTGGGCTTCAACGCCAACTTCGGTAACCCTGCGTCCAGTTCCCATGCGTTCGGCCAACAGGCCCGGCAAACGGTTGAACAGGCGCGGGGCCAGGTGGCTGAACTGGTCGGCGCGGAGCCGGCACAGATCGTCTGGACCTCCGGTGCCACCGAGTCCAACAACCTCGCCATCAAGGGCGTCGCCCAGGCGCGGGGCGTAGCCGGTGGGCATATCATCACCAGCCAGATTGAACACAAGGCCACGTTGGATACCGCCCGCCAGTTGCAGGAAGCCGGGATTGCGGTGACGTACCTGGTGCCGGACGCCGAAGGTTTGATCAGCGTCGAGGCGGTGAGCGAAGCGTTGCGTGAGGACACCTTCCTCGTGTCGCTGATGCTGGTGAACAACGAGCTGGGCACCCTCAACGATATCCAGGCGATTGGCGCGCGAGTGCGTGAACACGGTGCGTTGTTTCACGTGGATGCGGCGCAGGGCGCGGGCAAGGTCGCGATTGACCTGGCTGAGTGGCCGGTGGACCTGATGTCATTTTCCGCACACAAACTCTATGGTCCCAAGGGTATCGGCGCGCTGTACGTCGGCCCACGTGCGCAGCAGAAAGTGCTGGCGCAGATTCACGGCGGTGGTCATGAAGGCGGCTTGCGTTCCGGCACCCTGGCGACTCACCAGATTGCCGGTATGGGCACTGCGTTCGCACTGGCGGCAGCGTCCTTTGCCGAAGAGAAGGCGACCATTGTTGCCCTGCGCGAGCGCCTGCTGGAACAGCTGAATACGATTGCCGGGGTGCGCCTCAATGGCAGCCTTACCCAGCGTATTCCCCACACCTTGAGCCTGACGTTCAGCGAGGGCGAGTTCAATTCCGCCGCGTTGAGCGCGGGCATTGCCTTCTCGGCCACGTCGGCCTGCAATTCGGCGAGCAATGCACCGTCTCATGTGCTTCTGGCGCTGGGCCATGATGCCCGCAGCGCAGGTCGCACCATTCGCTTGAGCCTCGGGCGGTTTACCACCGAGCAGGACATCGATCAGGCGGTACAACTGATCAAGGCCGCACTGGCCAGCGCACCGGCTTTCTGGGCCGTTTGA
- a CDS encoding aminopeptidase P family protein has protein sequence MSTQPLTHGTVPQRLAHTRELMSREGIHALLVPSADPHLSEYLPGYWQGRQWLSGFHGSVGTLIVTADFAGVWADSRYWEQATKELKGSGIELVKLQPGQPGPLEWLAEQTPEGGVVAVDGAVMAVASARTLGSKLEARGARLRTDIDLLNEVWQDRPTLPNQPIYQHLPPQATVSRGEKLAALRASLKEKGADWHFIATLDDIAWLFNLRGGDVSFNPVFVSFALIGQQQATLFVALSKIDAELRALLEQDGVTLRDYSEVAAALKDIPSGASVQVDPARVTAGLLENLGSGVTLIEGLNPTTLAKSRKSLADAEYIRQAMEQDGAALCEFFAWLDSALGRERITELTIDEHLTAARTRRPGYVSLSFNTIAAFNANGAMPHYHATEEEHALIEGDGLLLIDSGGQYLGGTTDITRMVPIGTPSEEQKRDCTRVLKGVIALSRAHFPKGILSPLLDAIARAPIWAEGVDYGHGTGHGVGYFLNVHEGPQVIAYQAVAAPQTAMQAGMITSIEPGTYRPGRWGVRIENLVLNREAGKTEFGEFLKFETLTLCPIDTRCLEPSLLTVEERQWFNDYHAQVRERLSPLLSGAALEWLQVRTAAI, from the coding sequence ATGAGCACACAGCCTTTGACCCATGGAACGGTTCCCCAGCGCCTGGCGCACACCCGCGAACTGATGAGCCGCGAGGGTATTCATGCCCTGTTGGTGCCGTCGGCCGACCCACACTTGTCCGAATACCTGCCGGGTTACTGGCAGGGTCGTCAGTGGTTGTCGGGTTTTCATGGTTCGGTGGGTACGCTGATTGTCACCGCGGATTTCGCCGGTGTATGGGCAGACAGCCGCTATTGGGAACAGGCGACCAAGGAACTCAAGGGCAGCGGTATCGAGTTGGTCAAACTGCAACCGGGCCAGCCCGGGCCGCTGGAGTGGCTGGCGGAACAGACGCCGGAAGGCGGTGTGGTGGCCGTGGATGGCGCGGTCATGGCCGTTGCATCAGCTCGCACTTTGGGCAGCAAGCTGGAGGCACGTGGTGCACGCTTGCGTACGGACATCGACCTGTTGAATGAAGTCTGGCAAGACCGCCCAACCTTGCCGAACCAGCCGATCTATCAGCATTTGCCGCCTCAGGCCACCGTCAGCCGTGGCGAGAAGCTCGCAGCCCTGCGTGCCAGCTTGAAGGAGAAGGGCGCCGACTGGCATTTCATCGCGACCCTGGACGACATTGCCTGGCTGTTTAACCTGCGCGGCGGCGACGTTTCGTTCAATCCGGTGTTTGTGTCCTTTGCCTTGATTGGCCAGCAGCAGGCGACGCTGTTTGTGGCCTTGAGCAAGATCGACGCCGAGCTGCGCGCCTTGCTGGAACAGGATGGCGTGACCCTGCGGGATTACAGCGAAGTTGCGGCGGCGTTGAAGGACATTCCTTCAGGCGCCAGTGTGCAGGTCGACCCGGCACGGGTGACTGCTGGATTGCTGGAGAACCTGGGCAGTGGCGTGACGCTGATCGAAGGCCTGAACCCTACTACCTTGGCCAAGTCGCGCAAAAGCCTGGCGGACGCCGAGTATATTCGCCAGGCCATGGAGCAGGATGGCGCAGCCCTGTGTGAATTCTTTGCCTGGCTCGACAGCGCGTTGGGCCGTGAGCGCATCACCGAACTGACCATTGATGAACACCTGACAGCGGCCCGTACCCGTCGTCCGGGTTATGTGTCGTTGAGCTTCAATACGATTGCCGCGTTCAACGCCAACGGTGCGATGCCGCATTATCACGCGACTGAAGAAGAGCACGCGCTGATCGAAGGCGATGGTTTGCTGCTGATCGACTCGGGGGGCCAGTACCTGGGTGGCACGACCGACATCACGCGGATGGTGCCTATCGGCACGCCAAGCGAAGAGCAGAAACGCGATTGCACGCGTGTGCTCAAGGGTGTGATTGCCTTGTCCCGCGCGCATTTTCCCAAAGGTATTCTTTCGCCGTTGCTGGACGCCATCGCCCGCGCGCCGATCTGGGCGGAGGGCGTGGACTACGGCCACGGCACCGGCCATGGCGTAGGCTATTTCCTGAACGTGCATGAAGGTCCCCAGGTGATCGCGTACCAAGCCGTCGCTGCGCCGCAAACGGCGATGCAGGCGGGCATGATTACGTCCATCGAACCGGGCACTTATCGTCCGGGCCGTTGGGGCGTGCGCATCGAGAACCTGGTGTTGAACCGTGAAGCGGGCAAGACCGAGTTTGGCGAGTTCCTCAAGTTCGAGACACTCACCCTATGCCCGATCGACACCCGTTGCCTTGAGCCGTCGCTGCTGACGGTGGAAGAGCGCCAGTGGTTCAACGACTACCATGCGCAAGTGCGCGAGCGCCTGAGTCCGCTGCTCAGTGGCGCTGCGCTGGAGTGGTTGCAGGTGCGTACGGCCGCGATCTAG
- a CDS encoding aldehyde dehydrogenase family protein: MQYINRIYINGVFVTPHGEERFNLFNPATGQSIGQVRLANEQDALDAIAAAKRAFTEFSHSSKDVRIDYLKRMHAAVEAIEEELTDAIIEEYGAPVSRARWMAKHAASVLQDAASVLENYNFSRRIGIAEVVMQPLGVAGLITPWNSNAGFICGKLAAALAAGCTAVIKPSEMSAIQTSIVTRALHEAGLPAGVFNIVTGRGETVGAVLSAHPDIAKVSFTGSTAVGKTILRTGAETLKRVTLELGGKSPVLILDDADLKTAVPLALQAGFMNSGQACIAGTRILVPQSRLAEIEALMIEEVTKVQAGNPRDPATAVGPMVSLKQWERVQRYIQIGIEEGAHLLAGGPGLQEGITAGWFVRPTVFSRVTNQMTIAREEIFGPVLSIITYATEEEVLTIANDTPYGLQAYILSSNPERARRLASRIDAGRVLINTLAHEPLAPFGGFKQSGIGREYGTFGLEAFLEPKSILS, from the coding sequence ATGCAATACATCAATCGGATTTACATCAACGGCGTCTTTGTGACACCTCATGGCGAAGAGCGTTTTAATCTGTTCAATCCGGCTACGGGCCAGAGTATTGGCCAGGTTCGATTGGCAAATGAACAAGATGCTTTGGATGCCATCGCAGCCGCCAAGCGAGCTTTTACCGAGTTCTCCCACAGCTCGAAAGACGTACGCATCGACTATCTCAAGCGCATGCACGCCGCAGTTGAAGCCATTGAGGAGGAACTCACCGATGCGATTATCGAGGAGTACGGCGCCCCGGTTTCCCGTGCGCGATGGATGGCCAAGCACGCGGCCAGCGTCCTGCAAGATGCCGCTTCGGTACTGGAGAACTATAACTTCTCTCGACGTATCGGCATTGCCGAGGTGGTCATGCAGCCGTTGGGTGTGGCCGGCTTGATCACGCCCTGGAACAGCAACGCCGGTTTTATCTGCGGCAAGCTCGCTGCAGCGCTTGCCGCCGGCTGTACCGCTGTGATCAAACCCAGTGAAATGAGCGCAATCCAGACCTCCATCGTCACCCGCGCACTCCATGAAGCGGGGCTGCCCGCGGGCGTGTTCAACATCGTCACCGGCCGTGGTGAAACCGTAGGTGCCGTGTTGAGTGCCCATCCCGACATCGCAAAAGTCTCCTTCACCGGCTCAACGGCTGTCGGCAAAACCATCCTGCGTACCGGCGCCGAGACCTTGAAGCGCGTCACTCTGGAACTAGGCGGCAAATCACCGGTGCTGATTCTCGATGATGCGGATCTCAAAACCGCCGTGCCCCTGGCTCTCCAGGCCGGCTTCATGAACAGTGGTCAGGCTTGCATCGCCGGCACCCGAATCCTGGTACCTCAAAGTCGCCTGGCTGAAATCGAAGCGCTGATGATCGAGGAAGTGACCAAAGTACAAGCCGGTAATCCTCGTGATCCAGCCACGGCCGTGGGCCCCATGGTCAGCCTTAAACAATGGGAGCGCGTGCAGCGCTACATTCAGATCGGGATCGAGGAGGGCGCTCACCTGCTAGCGGGAGGCCCCGGTCTGCAAGAAGGCATCACGGCGGGCTGGTTTGTGAGACCCACCGTATTCAGCCGCGTGACCAATCAAATGACCATCGCTCGCGAGGAGATTTTCGGGCCGGTGCTATCGATCATTACCTACGCGACCGAGGAGGAAGTACTGACGATAGCCAACGACACCCCCTACGGCCTCCAGGCGTACATCCTGTCCTCAAATCCCGAACGCGCCCGCAGGCTGGCTAGCCGTATCGATGCAGGCCGAGTCCTGATCAATACCCTCGCCCATGAGCCATTGGCCCCGTTTGGCGGTTTCAAGCAATCGGGTATTGGTCGCGAGTACGGCACATTTGGCCTGGAAGCCTTCCTGGAGCCCAAGTCCATCCTAAGCTGA
- a CDS encoding SDR family oxidoreductase — translation MTNNKKIVLVVGAGDATGGAIAKRFAREGYVACVTRRSADKLQPLVESIQAAGGEAHGFACDARKEEDVIALIEQIETELGPIEAFVFNIGANVPCSILEETARKYFKIWEMACFSGFLNAREVAKRMVTRNRGTILFTGATAGLRGAAGFAAFAGAKHGIRALAQSMARELGPRNIHVAHVVVDGAIDTDFIRDNFPQKYALKDQDGILNPEHIADNYWYLHSQPRDAWTFELDLRPWNEPW, via the coding sequence ATGACGAACAACAAGAAAATCGTACTGGTAGTGGGTGCCGGCGATGCTACCGGTGGCGCCATCGCCAAGCGCTTTGCCCGTGAGGGCTATGTCGCCTGCGTTACCCGGCGCAGCGCCGATAAACTGCAACCCTTGGTAGAAAGCATCCAGGCGGCAGGTGGAGAAGCGCATGGCTTTGCCTGCGATGCCCGCAAGGAAGAGGACGTTATCGCCCTGATCGAACAGATCGAAACCGAGTTGGGGCCCATAGAAGCCTTTGTCTTCAACATTGGCGCCAATGTGCCGTGCAGTATCCTGGAAGAAACCGCCCGCAAGTACTTCAAGATTTGGGAGATGGCCTGTTTCTCAGGCTTCCTCAACGCCCGGGAAGTGGCCAAGCGCATGGTCACCCGTAATCGCGGGACCATCCTGTTTACCGGTGCCACCGCCGGCTTGCGTGGCGCCGCCGGCTTTGCCGCATTCGCCGGAGCCAAACACGGGATCCGCGCACTGGCGCAAAGCATGGCTCGCGAACTGGGCCCGCGGAATATCCACGTCGCCCACGTGGTCGTGGATGGCGCCATCGACACTGACTTCATCCGCGACAACTTCCCACAAAAATACGCCCTCAAGGATCAGGACGGTATTCTCAACCCCGAGCACATCGCCGATAACTACTGGTACCTGCATAGCCAGCCACGAGACGCCTGGACCTTCGAACTGGACCTGCGCCCCTGGAATGAACCCTGGTAA
- a CDS encoding SRPBCC family protein — protein MHESNEIKRKVLLNASRQRVWDALTDAEQFGSWFGIALKGKQFAAGRAIEAPITYPGYEHVVWKAKIERLEPQARFSFSWHPYAVDKEVDYDTEAPTLVEFTLEDHAEGILLRVVESGFDAIPDARRQKAYKKNSRGWDDQMNNIEEYLAKSHRP, from the coding sequence ATGCACGAATCAAATGAAATCAAACGTAAAGTCCTGCTCAACGCGTCACGTCAACGGGTCTGGGATGCACTGACCGACGCCGAGCAATTCGGCAGCTGGTTTGGCATCGCCCTCAAGGGCAAGCAGTTTGCCGCAGGGCGGGCCATTGAAGCCCCGATCACTTATCCAGGTTACGAGCACGTGGTGTGGAAGGCGAAAATCGAGCGCCTTGAGCCACAAGCGCGGTTCTCTTTCAGTTGGCATCCTTACGCCGTAGACAAGGAGGTGGATTACGACACGGAAGCCCCAACCCTGGTGGAGTTCACCCTTGAGGATCACGCCGAAGGCATCTTGTTGCGGGTGGTGGAGTCAGGTTTCGATGCGATCCCGGACGCTCGCCGCCAGAAGGCCTACAAGAAGAACTCCCGAGGCTGGGACGATCAGATGAATAACATCGAAGAGTACCTGGCGAAATCCCATCGGCCTTGA
- a CDS encoding TetR/AcrR family transcriptional regulator, producing MRYSASHKQETKEKLLDSSAALAKKEGFASVGVDGLMKAIGLSGGAFYSHFASKDELFSSIVERELSHSLERLNGNGVQSRERLDRCLKFYLSMAHVEQSEAGCALPSLGAEIARSDVAVRQQAQDWICRLQAGWAATLGSEDLAWSILSQCIGALVVARMMVSPQVQAQVMSSNYDVLSQQLSRL from the coding sequence ATGCGATATTCGGCCAGTCATAAGCAGGAAACCAAAGAGAAGCTGCTGGATAGCAGTGCGGCCTTGGCGAAGAAAGAAGGGTTTGCCAGCGTCGGGGTGGATGGCTTGATGAAAGCCATTGGCTTGAGTGGCGGTGCCTTTTATAGCCACTTCGCCTCGAAGGACGAATTGTTCAGCTCGATTGTCGAGCGTGAATTGAGCCATAGCCTTGAACGCTTGAATGGCAATGGTGTGCAGAGTCGGGAGCGGCTGGATCGCTGTTTGAAGTTCTATTTGAGCATGGCCCATGTGGAGCAGTCGGAGGCGGGCTGTGCGTTGCCGAGCCTGGGGGCGGAGATTGCACGGTCTGATGTGGCAGTACGCCAACAGGCGCAGGACTGGATTTGCCGATTGCAGGCGGGCTGGGCTGCAACGTTGGGCAGCGAGGATTTGGCTTGGTCGATTCTGTCGCAATGCATCGGCGCCCTGGTGGTGGCGCGGATGATGGTCAGCCCGCAGGTGCAGGCGCAGGTCATGTCATCGAACTACGATGTGCTCAGTCAACAGCTGTCGAGGCTGTGA